The following is a genomic window from Candidatus Vondammii sp. HM_W22.
TAACCACCTCGCAGCCATACTCACCCTCCAACCATTTGAGGATAATAGAAGTATCCAGTCCACCGGAATAAGCCAGTACGACCTTCTTTACGCCAGACTCTGACATGGAATTTGCTCCGATTATTTACGGCCGCCATAGGCGACCATTTTGTTTTAGACAGAAGGGCAATTATAACGTAATCAACATCCTCCAGAAAACCATAAAATAGGTAGGTAGAGAGCGTATTCAAGGGTGAAACCGGGCAACAAAACTAACGCCTCTGACGCCATCAGCGATTGACAATCGCCTCCACATCCAGATCCCTGAGCCACTCGCCATGAAAATTTATATCAGTGCTGTTGGACTAAGGCTCCGGTTAGTGAAACTGGAAACGGGTTGGCAGTGGTACTGCTTCACCCAATGCCATCACCTCACCACACGAGCATATTGAACAGATTGGCCTCTGCATCGGGTACCAGAGATCACGAATGTACTTCTGATCGTCGGGGTTGGTGACTCGGAAACAGATAAAACTGCCGCATTGGGCAAGCACGGTTTCAGGCAACTCATGGGGACGCTGGCTGACCACCGCCAGGCCGACACCGTATTTTCGACCCTCTTTTAGCGATACGCTCCATGGAGCGCCGGGTTCCTTCATGCTGTGTACCCTCTGCACGTGGGATATAGGCGTGAGCCTCCTCGCACACCAACAGAATCGGAAACTCCCGGTTATTGGGGTTCCAGTAGTTGAACTCAAAGGCCAGTCGCCCTATCTGGGCTGTTACCGTCGGTCTGACATCAAAAGGCACGGCACTGAGGTCGATTACCATGATCTACCGCCGAGGCTCTTTCAGGCCAACAAACTCCCGCAACAGATCAACCAAGGAATCGGATGACTTGCGCTTTTTTGGTTTAAACAGAAAATCGTAGCGGACATCATTGAAGCGACTCTGCATCTTGATCAGGGAGTCATCAAACTGGCCATAGAGCAGCCCCTTGACCTTGCCGAAATCAGTCACCTGTTCATTGGCCCGCCTGAACTGCTGAAACAGCTCGGAGAGAGAAAAATAGACCGGGGAATCAATAGAGAGGTTGGCATTCTCCATCCCCTTATTGGCTTTGCGGCGCAGCACCAGTAGAACTTCCCGTAAAAAAGCCATCTGTGTGGAGGCTTTTTCATCGCTCCGGTCAATCAGCAGATCCACCAGCTCGCCATAGGTCAACAGCCAGTAGGGAATATCCGACTCCCTTGCGTCAATGCAGTGATAGTCACCCTCATTGAATGCGGATTGGGCGACCCATCGCTATCCCGCCAAACATATTCACCATGCAGCTCAAGCAAGACCACATAGGCATGAGGCATGGTTTTCACCGTGCGCTGCAACATACCTGATTTACCGGTGCCTAACTGTCCCAGTATCGCCATATGGCGACCAAACAGTGTGGTGGAATTGAGAACAGACGCCCATACTTGTCATCGGCGGCAGATATCCCAGCTCAGACCCCATGGAACTTTCTGAACGGCACATCAACTTCATCCGGCTAGATAAACATGCGCCTCTGCGCCCGGTGTTGGATAATGAATAACACCACGGTGAAAGCCTCGGTCCTTTCCTTACCCAGCTCACCCAGGGGGATCAGCGTCAGTAGACCGCGGGGAGGTGTTGAGCACGCATCATCTTCCAGAACTCAGCCGGTAACCATGGCCACCTCAAAGCCACGCTGTTTA
Proteins encoded in this region:
- a CDS encoding ATP-binding protein, with the translated sequence MKEPGAPWSVSLKEGRKYGVGLAVVSQRPHELPETVLAQCGSFICFRVTNPDDQKYIRDLWYPMQRPICSICSCGEVMALGEAVPLPTRFQFH